A part of Ptychodera flava strain L36383 chromosome 11, AS_Pfla_20210202, whole genome shotgun sequence genomic DNA contains:
- the LOC139143141 gene encoding uncharacterized protein, translating to MTTSFEGKIYPPSVSTMQTDEVQAPVVTIVVDVPEKSICKAYLFCFPFGFVGLHQFYLGRYGWGMVYFFTLGLFGVGFVCDLVRLPCLVKSINEESRAKAFGHPLLKQKRLDDAYIACIPLGLLGFHNFYLERPGWGCLYLFTFGLLGIGWLVDVFRLPSLVNRVNQKLLVKNLERIQPTTQSPSGHSRVTINVYGNIQPHVQPPSPQRPAAPVGPPPPAYPQVEQRHLPPSVPRPSTAAAAARAYAPTELADGETYPPSYNEACSSDSPPPEYSGPSYQQNTPDMMKEKDFLPY from the exons ATGACCACAAGTTTCGAGGGGAAAATCTATCCCCCTTCTGTTTCGACGATGCAAACTGACGAGGTCCAGGCACCTGTTGTTACCATCGTTGTTGATGTACCGGAAAAAAGCATTTGCAAGGCTTACCTATTCTGCTTTCCTTTCGGCTTTGTCGGCCTGCACCAGTTTTACCTGGGACGATATGGGTGGGGGATGGTGTATTTCTTTACACTGGGACTCTTTGGGGTTGGTTTTGTTTGTGACCTGGTCCGTTTGCCTTGTTTAGTCAAGTCTATTAACGAAGAGAGCAGGGCAAAAGCCTTTGGTCACCCACTTCTCAAGCAGAAGCGACTTGACGACGCCTACATCGCATGTATCCCTCTAGGATTACTCG GTTTTCACAACTTTTACCTAGAGAGACCAGGGTGGGGATGTCTGTATCTATTCACATTTGGTTTACTGGGCATCGGTTGGCTGGTCGATGTTTTCCGTTTGCCCAGCCTTGTCAACAGAGTAAACCAGAAACTTCTCGTCAAGAATCTAGAGAGAATTCAACCAACGACGCAATCACCAAGCGGCCATTCCCGTGTCACTATCAACGTATACGGTAATATTCAACCTCATGTGCAACCGCCTTCACCTCAACGGCCAGCAGCACCGGTCGGTCCGCCTCCACCTGCTTATCCGCAAGTCGAACAGCGCCATCTACCGCCGTCAGTGCCCCGACCGAGCACTGCAGCAGCGGCGGCTAGGGCTTACGCACCAACCGAGCTGGCAGATGGTGAAACGTATCCCCCGTCATACAACGAGGCCTGTTCCAGTGACTCGCCACCGCCAGAATACAGTGGTCCGTCTTACCAGCAGAATACACCAGACATGATGAAGGAGAAAGATTTCTTGCCTTATTAA
- the LOC139144182 gene encoding uncharacterized protein — translation MASVTVTKQAAPAAVTPQPAPQAPVQIHQPNVSLIVDVREKSICEAYILGLPLGWLGAHQFYLGRHGWGVLYMFTLGLLGVGWAVDLLRMPCLVTSLNKERRERAKNIPPPPPKKRVDDAYIAAVPFGLLGFHHYYLGRVGWGCLYMFTLGVFGVGWLFDMFRMPCLVASANKEIRAKYERERMLTGSPANRNRVTVTVYQSTTGAQMPPAPVYPTAEPYPTPNPAAAYPPPYNEANYGAPLSTEIPPPGYDNAVFSHTTENSVDVDAKEKGVIP, via the exons ATGGCATCGGTCACTGTGACAAAACAAGCTGCGCCTGCGGCAGTCACACCGCAGCCTGCTCCTCAGGCTCCGGTCCAAATCCATCAACCAAACGTCAGTCTCATCGTGGATGTCCGTGAGAAGAGCATCTGTGAAGCCTACATTTTAGGTCTACCACTTGGATGGCTTGGTGCGCACCAGTTCTACCTTGGACGCCATGGTTGGGGAGTTTTATATATGTTCACGCTCGGATTGCTCGGTGTCGGATGGGCGGTTGATCTCCTCCGCATGCCGTGTTTGGTCACATCCCTGAACAAAGAGCGTCGTGAGAGGGCTAAGAATATCCCTCCCCCTCCTCCGAAGAAACGAGTGGACGATGCTTATATAGCAGCCGTACCGTTCGGCCTGCTTG GTTTCCACCACTATTACCTGGGTAGAGTAGGCTGGGGATGCTTGTACATGTTTACACTCGGAGTCTTCGGCGTCGGTTGGCTTTTCGATATGTTCCGCATGCCTTGTCTGGTGGCCAGCGCTAACAAAGAGATTCGGGCCAAATATGAGCGGGAACGGATGCTTACGGGTTCGCCGGCTAATCGTAACCGCGTGACAGTCACCGTGTACCAAAGCACAACGGGCGCCCAAATGCCACCTGCCCCAGTCTATCCAACGGCAGAACCATACCCAACGCCAAACCCCGCTGCAGCATATCCGCCGCCATACAACGAAGCAAACTATGGCGCTCCTCTGTCTACGGAGATTCCACCACCGGGATATGACAACGCGGTCTTCAGTCACACAACAGAAAATTCAGTCGACGTTGATGCCAAGGAAAAAGGCGTTATTCCTTAG